The genomic window AGGCCGAGAAGAAGCGGAGGCAGACAGGAAGGTAGAGATTATTTTGAAGTTACAAAGATAGAACGAACTTTCAGAGACTAATTTTTTTGCGGTCTCCGATTTGGAACAGACTAAGAAATAATTATTTTCAGATTTCTAGTTATGGGATAATAATCTTTTATTGTTACGCACCTGAGAGACACGCTGgcctaaaaattttagatttaaaataatttaataaaaactaaatttaaaaatattttaaaaataatttataattatcttTTATGTGTTAAATAAAGTATCTTTTTTCATCCTATATTGAAAATTTTTAGGGTTCAACATGTGTCAAGAAGAAAAAAGCTTGAAGCAAGAAATGCGCTGTGCAGTTGAACTCATGATCTAGAATAAGAGATGGTAGCTATATAAGCTAGGTCTtggtatttttcttaaaaaaaaaaatttaaaattttttcttagaagTTGAACccatgctaatttttttttttttaaaaaaatcaaactaaACTTATTTTTAAACTTGAGAGTTttaacaaaattatttttatatagtttAAGGAGGTAACACGAGCAATTTCATCttcgatcaatttgaaatttgaattactTAAATTTAAAACTTTGTTAAATATAGCAATCAATTTGCAACCTCTACTTGTGAAATAACTTTTCAAGATGCTTTAATAGAAGTTTAATTATTTAATGATATCTGACTCACAAGTTTATGTAACTGCAAATCAATTACAACCTCTAGATGGAATGAGTTTGATAAAATTTGTTCTTAGGAATCTTTAAAAGTGGTTCATCATTTGATGGTCTTTAGCTCATAAATTCATACAAAGACTATGATTTTTTTTAGGTACATAAACGCTATAACTTTTAATGCTCACAAGTTGCAGCATTTTATATGCAGAATGAGGTAAGAATAGAAAACATTTAGATGACCCTTAAAGGctataagaagaaaaaattattattttttaagatctttcTTTGAACACTTCACCAACTATCAatgttatgaaatttgataaattaaatCTTGATGATTTTATGTGACAATATATTATGCACTATTTAACATTAATGGTTTTCTTGGCAACTATGATCTTAGCATGGCTTGTCTCAAGTTTAGCTTCATCATGCAATGTGAAATGAATGGGGGGAAGGAGTGCAATGATTTGCAATGATCATTTCTAACAATTCAAAAGGAACACTAtaatttaaattgaaaaagtctattCTCCATTATTTTGTTTAGCTTTATTGAGCAAACTTTTTTTTACTTAAGTAGCATGTCAAAAGAACTAGTTAATTATTCATTCCCCATTTTTTTCTAATCATTCATTGAAAAATAGGATCTTATTTTATCAACCAAATCGATAACCAAACAAAATAAGTTTGGTAACCAAGATTGGCCTAGTTGAAAGCAAGAATTCTTCAAGTCATGGTGATGAGAGATTAGACATGCAAAATTGATCGAGGCTTAGAAAATGTCATGTGTCCAAGTATGTAAGAACTAGATATTTAGTAGTGCCTTTATTATACATAAGTGactaaaagtaatttttaaaaactaaTATCAAGAGTTTCATTCTAGTAGTTTAGAACAAGAAACAAAACACAAGCATTAGAGAATAGAAAGCGAAACACAAGCAATAGGTTCTAGAGCACAAGTAGTGATGGAGACCAAATCAAGCATCATAATAATGAGAGATATATAATTCTTAGTTTAcaaacattgtaaaaaaaaatgaagtgatCCACACCAGACATACAAAATTTTAGCCTTCTATTTAACTATGTAATGATATAAGTTATCCAGAAAAATTTAGACTACATGTCTTTTACTAACAAACTGGAAGTGATCAATGAAGTAATATATCCTAAATTGATTATTGAGATGTCTTGATTCTATAGGACCTACATAACTCATAAATTATGATAATTAAAGAAATGATAAATATAAGATGAAAATCTACTATGAGAGCATATTAGTCTAAGAGTGATATCTGAATTTGGGCCATGGCTAAATGAGAAAGTTGGTTTCCACACAAAAGGAGTTGGTGGCTGTTTAATGGAGACAATGGTTGATATATGGGACcagaaaatattaataaaaataataatcttcTTTAGGAGGATATTACAATATTGCTCATTGATGTTGGTCATTGGACAATACTATCATGGACATCGGTTGTTCATTTACGaagaaatataaagaaaaaaatattcaaaaataatgaaatatatattacttctagtttgtaatactttagtaattttaataaaaattttgtcTCTTCTTCTTTTATGAATCCAAATTGATGTTGCTACTTTCTTAATATCCTATGAATCTATTTAGAATGCGTTACCATAatcattaaataattttcataaaaaaaaaattagataaaatataaaggaagaaaaaaattatttaaaaaaaaattgataaataaaaaaatatagagaggATATATTCAAAGCATAAAATgtatgtaattttttaatttataatattttaataaattttataaaaatttcactTTTTCTCCTCTCATGAATCCACACGCTAATAGTATTATATCAACAATGAAAATCTTATGAATTTGTCTAGAATGAGATATCGCaaccattaaaaaatttttatcaaagcaaaaaaattttgagataaataaaataaaaaaatataaattaaaatattttaaaataataaaatatatatataacttttaaGTTTACAACACTCCATCAAGTGCTATAATAACTTCAACACCTCCtttcatcattccaaaggtaagtAGTACCATTTCAATAACGAGAGTCCTTTGAATTtgtgaagaaagaaaaattttaaaaataaatagtaCAACTTCAATAACGAGGGTCCCTTTGAActtgtagagaaaaaaaatttcaaaaatatataattttcaaaaatggTCCCGGCGGGGCTCGAACCCGCGACCTTCGGCTCATAAGACCAACGCTCTAACCAACTGAGCTACGGGACCGGCTATGATTGGGTCACAGATGTAAGTATGAAATCACTTTTTCTTAGATATACCTGCTGGTCAACCGGCTCGTACGGTTTGACGACGTTTTGGTCATTTCGCTACATACCCTTGACTCAAGCGTTGATGGTAAATCTGCAAGAAAACCCCAAAGCACAGAGGAGCAGGTGGGAAAGAGGGGTGAGCTTTTCCCCCACTTCTCCTTTATCCTCTCCCTCTTTCCTACGCCAAGACCCTCGACCAAAACCTAAAAATCCATCCTAAACTTCAGTTTCACTGCTCTCAGAAGACAAATCTTAATCGTTCCTTCAAATCCGTCGACATGAGCAACGAATAGTAAGATTGACGATCAATTTCCGCTCGATTTCTTCCAGCTTTTTCTTGTGTATCTTGGATCTTTTCAGCTTTTGTTTTAACCGATCGTCTCCAACTGTTTCTCTGCAGCGATTACCTCTTCAAGCTCCTCTTGATCGGAGACTCCTCCGTCGGGAAGTCGTGCCTCCTCCTCAGATTCGCCGTGAGTTGAAATTTCTCCGCCTCAAAGAATTCTGtttccaaaatccttctttattgtTGAAATTGTAGGGTATGATTAGGCTGTAGTTTGTTTTTTTGATCGCGATCGATTGCCTTGAATTCGGAAATTAGGGTGTCGATTGGGATATTCTTATCCACTTTTTATAGTAGTAATGCTAATGGAGCATGCTTATCTGGGACTTGTTTTCAGGATGATTCATATGTTGATAGCTACATCAGCACGATAGGTGTTGATTTTGTAAGTTTTGTTCACTTATTTGCCTTTAATAATGCAACATTTGTATTGGTTTATTTATTTGACATTTGAATGATTTATATTGCTGTTTCATCTTAAATGGTTATAATATGCAGAAAATTCGAACGGTGGAGCTGGATGGCAAAACGATCAAGCTGCAGATTGTAAGTGGTTTCTGGATTATTAGACACATTGTGCTAAAACAAAGATTTCTTGtggtaaaaatattaataatatccatCAGAAAGCAGTTTGGTGAGATGGTATATTGTTTAGGTCATTATGTCATTAAACTTGGGTGATTGCAAGGTGATAGGGGGTTGGGGAATGGGATTTAGGAGACAGGAGTTGGGTCCACTCTCAACAACCAAATTTGGGTTTGAAGTCAACTATAGTAAAGGGTGGGAGTTGCTATCCAAAACCTATGCTATTTTGGGTAGGAAGGACATTTTCAAGAGTGCAACCGCATGAGATCATGCCTTTGTTTCCTGCACTTCAGCACCTTTTAGCAACATTCATCCACTCAGACATGTGATGAGGGACTTTTGGGGTGCAATCTCAGACCTTGGTCAATAGAAAAGTGATAATTCTGTGACTGCTATTATTCTAGATCTATCACTACTCATCTATTTGCACAAGACTACTTAATTTACAGTCTGTTTATGATTTTCTGCTTTTACATGAGCCTGGGAAGTTTTGACAACATTCATGTTTCTGTGATCTGCAATTTTACATGAATTTGTGATAGGTTTACAGATTTTTGGCCTTACTGCACCATTTATGTCTATCACAAAGCTCCAAGGCTTGTCAGATTTTATTGCTTTTTTGGTTTGAGTGGGTCCTGTATTATCCATCACTAGATTCAAAGTTTTATATGCCATAAAGCCAGTCTAGTAGAAGTTGACATATAAGTACCTTGATTACCTTATAGGTTCTCTGATGCTTCTAGTTCTTATGTTATCTTAAAAATACCGATGTATACAGTAACCATAATTTGCAAGTCCTATGCCAAGTTTCTCAGGTATATAGCAATGAGTGTTTAACATAAACAATATGAGAGATCAGTTTTGCACAAGGAAGAACAACCTGTCATTTTAGTATTCTGAACATGCATAAACTCTCTCAGGCTTCTGGGTTACATTCTCTAGTTCTGTAATTTAGTCAAGAAAGGCTTCTAACAGCTGCATGTAAACAGATAAGATCTACTGTTCTCATGCATGTCCCTGCTGAACTTCATGGTATGTCAGTTCTACAACTTGGATAGGGCATGACTATTTTCTCACAAGATGACATACATAATTGCTATGTATGTATATTTAGGTTGGTGGTCTGGTTTAATATCACTATGGTAACAATCTTTTTTACTTGTCTAGTGGGATACAGCTGGACAGGAACGGTTCAGGACCATAACAAGCAGTTATTACCGAGGTGCACATGGGATCATCGTAAGAATTTCTTCTCAATCTGGTCACCTtctcatcaaatctcatctttTTATAGAAATCATGTTTCTTCGGGTGTCTTCTTTTCTTTGCCTTGGAAACAACCAATAGTAAGTGCAATTCCTTCTgtaagatttgatccatgatgTTCAAATTATTCTTAAGAGACTTAATAATTTCAGCTTGGAATTGCTAAGCATTTATCATCATATTATGAGTGTTCCAACTTGTACCATGGCAATGAGGAAGGTGATGTATGTGTAATCAAAATGTGCAAATGGTTGCCATTCACCTAAGCCCTGACAACACCAAAGTTGGTGCAGCTGCAGCAGATAAATTTTCAAGTGGAAGCATGTGAAAGTAACTCATTTAGAATTTTTAAAAGGAAAAATGCTAGCAACTCCTGCAACTCTCATGGACAGCCTAAGGTTAACACCCAAATAATCAGGGTTTGGGATAAAGCCACATGCTTGGTGGCAGGATATTCTATATGAGATTTTGGGGTGCTAACCTTGATTTTTCAGAATTGTCTGTAACAATTGTTGTTATTCTAGTATTCTGCATTTCAAAGTAGGAAATGTGGTATGTTTGTGCAAATGATGCGCAGTATACTTCAGATTTCTTAGCTTAAGCAAAATAAAGAATTTCTTTCAATATCTATGTTTAATATTGTGCCCTGGAGTCCATCAAATCTTGAGTTTATGTTACTAACTGCTTGGATCTGATGCCAGTAAATTTTTTCAGATTGTTTATGATGTTACGGAGATGGAGAGCTTCAACAATGTCAAGCAATGGCTAAGTGAGATTGATAGGTATGCAAATGACAGTGTATGCAAGCTTCTTGTTGGAAATAAATGTGATTTGGTTGAGAATAAAGTTGTGGAGACAGAGAAGGCAAAGGTAATATTGCGGTTTGATTTTGTAAATAAAGtctgtttttcattttttttaatttctgtttgacaCTTGAATGATTGAATCACTGCTCTTTGGCTGCATATTGGCATTACATTAAATCATTCAAGTATGGATGATTCGACATATGGTTTTCTTTTAGTATGTTTGAGCAGTTGAATGAGATTATTGTTTTCATGAAAGTCATATTTGTTAGAATGGCTGGATGCATTGCATAATCCAGAGGAGTAAAAGAACATAATGGTAGAGGACACCCAAGAAATTGAGTAAAGCAAATGTTTGAGTAGCACATTATTTTCTCCACAGCATTTAGTATAGGTGTATCACGGTTCTCTTTGATGGTTTTAATGAGATACGAGCATCCATACTAGTATTCAGATATTGATGAAATAGCATCTTTACAGCATCTTGTAATTATCAGAATTGTTGTACCATTAGGTTTATAAAAGGAAGTCAGTGAGACAGAAGAATGCTGCCTGTTGGCCTGGCCAACAATATATTACCTTTGGAATGACTCAATTTATTCTATACCGTACTGCAGGCATTTGCAGATGAGCTTGGTATCCCTTTCCTTGAGACAAGTGCAAAGGACTCGATCAATGTGGAGCAAGCTTTCTTGACCATGTCTGCTGAAATTAAGAAAAGGTAATCTCATGACTCCTAATCTCTGCCAGTGTGCTTCAGTCTTCATCCATATCCAAGAGTTTGGTGCTGTGAATATCTCATTTATATTGTAGAGAAAATAATTCATTAAACAAGTGCCAGTCATCGGTTTTCAGTTTTCCTTGAGAAATTCCCATGCTTATTTTGTTCATTTTGGTGCAGAATGGGAAATCAACATACTTCAAACACAAGTTCCACGAGCACAGTCCGGGTGAGGGGCAGACCTGTTCAGCAGAAGAGCAGCTGTTGCAGTTAGGCATTTTCTTGGATACTTATTCTGCGATATAGGTCACCTGCATATGGAAAGGCAAGCAATGCGCATGTAAAGGCAATGTATCACATTTTGCATCTTTGAAGACTCTGAATGGCACTTTaccaaaaaaccaaaaaaaaaaaaaatgagactcTGGATGGCCAGTGTCTGGAGAATGTATGATCTGTCTACAGCCAGTTTTTAAGTACCGCAAAGGAGAccaaatctgttactagcacacCTATTCAAAGGCGCTTGTTACGTCTGGGATAATATTCTTGGTACTATTGGGTTATTATATGCCCTGGAGGAAGCCTCGGATCACCAGTGATATTTCTTTTCAGCTAGTATTCATTATGGACCAACTATGAGCCATCATGTATCCTGGATGGAATTTGGTCCTTTATCCTTGTAGGTTGGTCTTCATAACCTAATATTTATATTCAAAAAGTGAAGTCATTGGAAAGTGTTTGCAAGTTAACAGAGAAAAGATAATGAAgtatttttaagataaatagtAGGGACATTCCGGATATAAAAATTGACAATCTATTTCCTGCTTTAGAACTGTCATTACTTACAAAAAAAGAGTGCGAAGGATTAGGAAATAAGAGGGAAAACATGTTGATTAAATTAAAAAAGTATAGAATTTCTTTTTTggtaaaaatatagatatttttgTTTGGTTATAATTCCACAAAGAGTCCGATGTGTTAGGGATGCAGACGAGAGATGAatagatattataatattaactAGAGTTTAACTGGTTGGGGATGCTTAGGATGAATAGAGTAGATgagaaataaatgaataaatatagGCATGCGACCAGCTTTTTTTAATTCCTTATGGATACTTTAAAGAGAATAACTATGAGTTTTTGAGTCACAAAATTTGATGGTAGGAATCTAATACAGCATATTTCTCTCAcatttaataatataaaaataatgtcAATAAAAGAGTTTCTAGTGGACCTGTTGCAAGATATGTGCAAATGAGCTAGCCAGGGTAGACATCAAGCGATCTAAGAAAGCCAGATAGGTTTTTGCATATCAGATCCAACATTTATCAATATCACGTATtaaatatcttcttcttcttagtgATAAATCGATCACGATAACGTTATAATGATTTGCAAAGTAGTTTCTGGGTTAGTTTTTCGATGGATGAGTGAGTGCTTATGTTCTTCTTTGCTTAATCCCTTTTGTTTATCTGGCAGCGGGATAATGCTTGtgcccaaaaaaataataaaaaaataaaaaagcactAGGATAATGCAGAATCCCTCCCATCCCCCACTCTGCCCTTCTACCGAAGATGAGCAACGGCGAGGCACCTCGACCATTGCTCCGAGAAGTCTCCCGACAAGGATGATGCAATCGAGCATCCACTTTCAATGGAGGTGGGGTTGATCCAAGCAAGTAAATTAAGAGTGGCAATCAGGTCGGATTGGATATAGATCGGGTCAGATACGGATCGGATCAGAAAATATCAAATCTGaacccgatctatttattaaacatgtcagattttcaaacttgaatttgatccatttaataaacaggtcatccgatctgatccatttaatttatttattaaataattaatatatttatccgatttgatccatttaactcgtttatcatttaatctgtttaataaacagctaatctatttatctgatctgatccaatctgtttaacctgtttagatATAGAGATAATCAAAATTAATATAGATACAGAGTGAGACAGAAAATTATATGCGCATACAGACAGGTGAAGACCATAAAATCCAGATAATTAAAAGAAATAGGGAAGCTAATTAATCTTCCATACCTGGATCATTACATACATCAATTAACTGGTATTTACAAACattaaatgaataaaaatttggaCAATTTGATTTCTGTAAAACTATTTGTCCCAAGACTTACATCAACAAGAATAGGAATAATTACAATAAGAATAATATCTAAATCAAAGAATGTCTATATCCATCGTCCATTTTTGAGAGGGAAAAATTGATAATAATGAGCAATCAACTTACTGCCAATGAAAATTAATTTACCAATGTCAAGCATTCAATGCATGCTGATTGAAGAATTTAAGTATCAAAGTTCTTATATAATGATATAGGAGAAATATATCAGCTCTTTGCAAGCACACCAAATAGAAAGACAAGTGTGAAGGAATAGCCAGCAAGTGAAAAGCAAGTGCAAAGACCAGATCATCAGAGAGCCAGGAATCCATAAATCAGAACAAAAATAGTTAgacaaaaattcatgatttaaacCAATCGAGAAAAGATCAGATCACACAAACCTCCCAGGAACCCTAATGTAAATCCAAGAAAAAAACCTAATCAGGTAAACAATGATCATCAGAGAACCAGAAACCCATAAATCAGAGCAAAAACAGTTAGACAAAAATCTCTGATTTAAACCAGCCGAGCAAAGATCAGATCACACAAACCTCCCAGGAACCCTAACGTAAatccaagaaaaaaactagtaaaTCGATTGCATAAATGAGACAATACATAAATGACTATGAAATCCCAGAATAATAGATCGGATCACTATGAAATTCTAGAAATCCTAATGTAAATCCAAGAAAAAAAATCCTCAGATCTAGATCGAACACTAACCATAGAGATCGAAGGGGAACACCAACCCCAGAGATTGGAGCAAAAATCCTTGCGATTCCTTCGAGTTTGCCGTCATCATGATGTTGGGTGTCACGACGGCTAAAGAGTAAAGATGGAGGCCAGGTCTCGGCTGGCGCTCCCATGATGAGGGGAGACTGGGGAGGAGCACCATCTAAGGGAGGaggttgaggaggaggaggaggggaatacctgaACTTTCTCTGAGTTTCCTTCAGCACGATCACGAATGAAGAGGAGCCGGTAGTAGACGGCCACCTATTGCCGACGGTGGGGAAGACGGTGGGGGATCGTCAGCCGAGAAGAGGGATGGAATGGAAACCCTAGAGGAGGGAAGGGGAATAGATGAGAGCGGCGAGCCTGGGATGGGAAGTGACGTTTCGTCCAATCGAATGAAAGAATATAATCTGATAACACTTAAGAGTTAAGCCGGTTAAGGAGTCAGGACCTTAAGGTTATAAataatgggttaaacaggttataacccgatccgatccgattcaATCCATTTATTAAACAGGCTAAACGGGTCAGTAACCTAAAATCTGAATCCAACCcgattattaaatgggttaaacaggtcgaTCTGTTTACGATCCGAATCCATTTAATTCAAACCCAAACCTGTTTAACACGGATCGAATGCGAGTTGGGTTGATGGGTCGGATCAATTTTTGCTATCTCTAAAGCAAGCGGCGTTGAAAACCTCGGCTTCCGGTGTTTTTGAACCAATGCAGAGAGAAATCATCAGTCAAAGAGTTACATGGTTCGAAACCACCATTGGATCATCCATTGTATAGCTCTCAAAGCGCTTCAAATTCCAGTGGCAATGTTGTAGTTAGCCAGGGTCGAGAATCCAGGAAAGAGAACATTTGATGCGAGCGTCTCTCCCTCCAATCTAGTGGCGGTAAGGCTTAGGGCCGCAACGATGGACGACAGAGGGAAGACAAATTTGGAGTCTATCGAAGCTGCTTGCCAGCCCGTCACGCTCAGCGAGCTGGAGGTAAGAGTTAGTTTGTGCGCTTATTAGTTGTTTGAGAAGAGAAATTTAGGGGTGAAGAAGTGAGAGGAGAGGAGGGGTCCGGTTCAAGAGGGGGTCTGCCTATCATCAGGCTGCTACCTCGTGAATTTATAGAAGGTACTGTCATTTTTCAGCTCCAAAATGAGGGTTCAAATGAAGCAGGCAATTCAGGACAGTTTGAGGATCTTTGAGCAGACAGAAATCTTGATCTATCTGGAGGTCTCTATCATGGGATGGAGATTTTAGAGGATTGATTACAGGCCCATGGAGCAATAAGTTCAGGATTGCCTCGATGGCTGACAAGCCAACGCTCTCTCCATGATGAGCAGAGTTATCCTTATGACATTGATCTTGATTCCATTTCGATCTACCTCTTGGTAAATACGGTGATGTCGTACTCTTTTTTCAGGGATCTGGAGCAGCAATTTCAGAATTTCCTATGAGATGGTAGATAATGGGGCCATGAGCTTCACTTGCTATTCTGAGATGTGTCCACTAGCCGATACAGGATGGGATTCTTAGGATCCGATCTTTGCTGGTCAGGAAGAAGGCTATGATTTTCAGATATACAGCTAGATTTCTCATCCAGTTCTAATTGTTTGTGGAGTAGGATGATGAGGGCTCAGTATGGAGCTTGGATCCAGGGATCCTAGATCCATATTGATCGCAGCTGCTCATTCATCTGGAGAGAAATTTGTGCTCACGTCCCAGCAGTGGTAGCCCAGTTCAGGTGACTAATTGGAGATGGTTCTTCAATTGATATGAGCCAGGAATGCTTGGATTACcagcctgtctctctctctctctctctctctctccttgatCAACCTACATCAGTATAGAGGTGGACAACCACCTGCAGGTTTGTGATTTGATCATTGCAGACGGTAGGGATTGGAGGGCTCAGGAAGTCATCCATCTTTTTGATGGGCAGCTAATTGACATGATTCTTGCTATCCTGATTTCTGTTCATCGGAGTTAGAACTTGAGCGTGTGGAGGTGGTTTTGCTATCCTAAGATTCCTGCTAGGGATCTCGTTGATATGAGCAGACTAATGCCGAACAAGAGGATTGGTACGATTTGGATCTGGAGAGTGGTTATCCATTCCAGGATCTAACTCTTCCTCTAGAAGGTTGCTTAGGATCGGCTTCTAACTCAGATACTTCTTAAGGATAGAGGTATGAAAGTTCTGACTACCTGCTTAGTCTACAGATTGGAAGAGTCAACGGAGCATGCACTCTTTCGCTATCTAATGGCGAATTTGATTTGGAGGATGGTGGGCAGCCAGCCATGTAAGGCGATCAATGACCCTTCGCTTCCTCCCTTCTTGGACGTGATCCATCGGAGCATAGTTGAGGGTTCGTTCAAGGGTGGTAGGATAGCGTATATCGCCTATCAGATGTGGCTGTCTAAGAATAGCCTTGTGTTTAACACTGAAATTGTGTTTACACGGCATGTGCTTAAGAAAGCATGTTGCTTAGCTACGGAGTACTGCTACTTCGATATTGCTGGTCGAATCCTTGTCATCCCGAGTTATTGAGACTCTTTTGCTACGCCTGCAGCGACCCAGAGGATTTTGTTCATTTCTTAGGAGCCCTCTCCCTCAGAGTTTGTTAAGGTTAATTTCGATGACAATGTTAGAGATGGCAAAGATGGTTCGGATGATGTTATTTGGGCCCCAGATGCTAGATTATTGGTGGTGGGGGCTCACATCTTTTTAAACGTCTGTCTCTGGAGCAAAGCTTCGTGCTGCTTAGGTGGGAATCATTTGCACGAGACAAGAGCTGCGGATAGAGAGAACTTCATTAAGGATGCCTCTGTCATAGTCGTCGGCTAGATCCAAAATAAGACAAAGTATTTGGATGTTCATCTACTTTTCTATAATATTTAGAGGTCCCTTGAGGCTAACAGTGCCACAATGACGGCCGTCCTCAAACTTTGGAGGATATTTTGTATTCTAATTTTTGGACCGTGCTTGTACTAAAATGGTGTGACTGTCgatttgtattaaaaaaaaaaaaaaaaaaaaaaaagaaagaagaagaagagggaaagAGGGATATATTTATTTGTGGAAGGGAGAGTGGCTAGAATTTGAGAGGAACCTGGTTGGCTTGCGCATGGCAGCAAAGGAGCGATGTTTGTTGGCATTTTTAGCCAGCCAATGTGGAGCGGTAAGGAACCCTTGATGGCAGGGAGGCGTTGGCAGCCGGTCACGGTAGGGTTAGAGAGATTGGTTATGGGAAGAAACTGATGGAGGTGTTGCAGCCTTCACAGGAGATTCTGGTGGAATGTTTTGAGGAATATGTTTTGAGGA from Elaeis guineensis isolate ETL-2024a chromosome 9, EG11, whole genome shotgun sequence includes these protein-coding regions:
- the LOC105051595 gene encoding ras-related protein RABD1, encoding MSNEYDYLFKLLLIGDSSVGKSCLLLRFADDSYVDSYISTIGVDFKIRTVELDGKTIKLQIWDTAGQERFRTITSSYYRGAHGIIIVYDVTEMESFNNVKQWLSEIDRYANDSVCKLLVGNKCDLVENKVVETEKAKAFADELGIPFLETSAKDSINVEQAFLTMSAEIKKRMGNQHTSNTSSTSTVRVRGRPVQQKSSCCS